The following are encoded in a window of Urocitellus parryii isolate mUroPar1 chromosome 7, mUroPar1.hap1, whole genome shotgun sequence genomic DNA:
- the Spaca3 gene encoding sperm acrosome membrane-associated protein 3, whose protein sequence is MKARSRVPRRRLSPPRVTWLALVSLLSGLLTSSQAKVFSRCELAKELHRMGLDGFRGYELADWVCLAYFTSGFNTAAVDHEADGSTNNGLFQINSRKWCRNLSLDSLNLCKMYCSDLLTPDLKNAVVCVMKIVSGPKGLGYWEAWRHHCQGKDLRDWVDGCEM, encoded by the exons ATGAAAGCCAGGAGCCGGGTACCCAGAAGGCGACTGAGTCCACCTAGGGTCACCTGGCTGGCTCTCGTCTCTCTACTCAGCGGCCTGCTCACCTCCAGCCAGGCCAAGGTTTTCAGTCGCTGCGAACTGGCCAAGGAGCTCCACAGAATGGGTCTGGACGGCTTCCGGGGATACGAACTGGCTGACT GGGTCTGCCTCGCTTACTTCACAAGTGGCTTCAACACAGCTGCTGTGGACCACGAGGCAGACGGAAGCACCAACAATGGCCTTTTCCAGATCAATAGCCGGAAGTGGTGCAGAAACCTCTCACTGGATTCCCTCAACTTGTGCAAGATGTACTGCTCTG ACTTGTTGACCCCTGATCTCAAGAATGCTGTTGTCTGTGTCATGAAGATAGTTTCAGGGCCCAAGGGTCTGGGCTACTG GGAGGCCTGGAGGCATCACTGCCAGGGCAAGGATCTCAGGGACTGGGTGGATGGCTGTGAAATGTAG